From a single Micromonospora pallida genomic region:
- the aceA gene encoding isocitrate lyase, translated as MNTAVEQLRQEWDTDPRWQGVRRSYRAEDVVRLRGAIQEEHTLARHGANRLWRLLHSEDYVHALGALTGNQAVQMVRAGLKAIYLSGWQVAADANLAGHTYPDQSLYPANSVPAVVRRINNALLRAAQITTAEGDVNGTDWLAPIVADAEAGFGGPLNAYELMTAMIAAGAAGVHWEDQLAAEKKCGHLGGKVLIPTGQHIRTLEAARLAADVAGVPSVVIARTDAQAATLLTTDVDERDQPFVTGERTAEGFYRVRNGVEPCIARGLAYAPHADLIWMETSTPDLEVARGFAEAIKDQYPDQLLAYNCSPSFNWRKHLDDATIAKFQRELGHMGYKFQFITLAGFHALNYSMFDLARGYASDGMSAYVSLQEREFAAEATGYTAVKHQREVGTGYFDLISTVLNPAAETTALRGSTEEEQFA; from the coding sequence ATGAACACCGCAGTCGAGCAGTTGCGCCAGGAATGGGACACCGACCCGCGCTGGCAGGGAGTGCGGCGCAGCTACCGCGCGGAGGACGTGGTCCGACTGCGCGGCGCGATCCAGGAGGAGCACACCCTCGCCCGGCACGGGGCGAACCGCCTCTGGCGGCTGCTGCACAGCGAGGACTACGTCCACGCGCTCGGCGCGCTCACCGGCAACCAGGCCGTGCAGATGGTCCGGGCCGGCCTGAAGGCGATCTACCTCTCCGGCTGGCAGGTGGCGGCGGACGCCAACCTCGCCGGGCACACCTACCCCGACCAGAGCCTCTACCCGGCCAACTCGGTGCCGGCGGTGGTGCGCCGGATCAACAACGCCCTGCTCCGGGCCGCCCAGATCACCACCGCCGAGGGAGACGTCAACGGGACCGACTGGCTGGCCCCGATCGTCGCCGACGCCGAGGCCGGGTTCGGCGGCCCGCTCAACGCGTACGAGCTGATGACCGCGATGATCGCGGCCGGCGCGGCCGGCGTGCACTGGGAGGACCAGCTCGCCGCCGAGAAGAAGTGCGGCCACCTCGGCGGCAAGGTGCTCATCCCCACCGGGCAGCACATCCGCACCCTGGAGGCGGCCCGGCTCGCCGCCGACGTCGCCGGCGTGCCGTCGGTGGTCATCGCCCGGACCGACGCCCAGGCCGCCACGCTGCTCACCACCGACGTGGACGAGCGGGACCAGCCGTTCGTCACCGGCGAGCGGACCGCCGAGGGCTTCTACCGGGTCCGCAACGGCGTCGAGCCGTGCATCGCCCGCGGCCTGGCGTACGCCCCGCACGCCGACCTGATCTGGATGGAGACGAGCACCCCGGACCTCGAGGTCGCCCGCGGGTTCGCCGAGGCGATCAAGGACCAGTACCCGGACCAGCTCCTGGCCTACAACTGCTCGCCGTCGTTCAACTGGCGCAAGCACCTCGACGACGCGACCATCGCCAAGTTCCAGCGGGAACTCGGCCACATGGGGTACAAGTTCCAGTTCATCACCCTGGCCGGCTTCCACGCCCTGAACTACTCGATGTTCGACCTGGCCCGCGGTTACGCCAGCGACGGCATGTCCGCGTACGTCTCGTTGCAGGAGCGGGAGTTCGCCGCCGAGGCGACCGGCTACACCGCCGTCAAGCACCAGCGCGAGGTGGGCACCGGCTACTTCGACCTGATCAGCACCGTGCTCAACCCGGCCGCCGAGACCACCGCCCTGCGCGGCTCCACCGAAGAGGAGCAGTTCGCGTGA